In Conger conger chromosome 5, fConCon1.1, whole genome shotgun sequence, the DNA window tcacagagacacacactccgtcacagagacacacactccgtctctgccacacagagacacacgctccgtcacagagacacacactccgtcacagagacacacaccccgtcacagagacacacactccgtctctgccacacagagacacacactccgtcacagagacacacactccgtcacagagacacacactccgtcacagagacacacactccgtcacagagacacacactccgtcactgagacacacactccgtctctgccacacaaagacacacactctgtcacagagacacacactccgtcacagagacacacactccgtcacagagacacacactccgtctctgccacacagagacacacactctgtcacagagacacacactccgtctctgccacacaaagacacacactctgtcacagagacacacactccgtcacagagacacacactccgtcacagagacacacactccgtcacagagacacacactccgtctctgccacacaaatacacacactccgtcacagagacacacactccgtcacagagacacacactccgtcacagagacacacactccgtctctgccacacagagacacacactccgtcacagagacacacactccgtcacagagacacacaccccgtcacagagacacacactccgtctctgccacacagagacacacactccgtcacagagacacacactccgtcacagagacacacactccgtcacagagacacacactccgtcactgagacacacactccgtctctgccacacaaagacacacactctgtcacagagacacacactccgtcacagagacacacactccgtcacagagacacacactccgtctctgccacacagagacacacactctgtcacagagacacacactctgtcacagagacacacactccgtctctgccacacaaagacacacactctgtcacagagacacacactccgtcacagagacacacactccgtcacagagacacacactccgtcacagagacacacactccgtcacagagacacacactccgtcactgagacacacactctgtcacagagagacacactccgtcactgagacacacactccgtcactgagacacacactccgtcacagagacacacactctgtcactgagacacacactctgtcacagagagacacactccgtcactgagacacacactccatcacagagagacacactccTCTTACTGCCGCTCAGATACACAAAACAGCTGAGAATGGCAGAGCTGGGATCAGTGCTGGGATCAGTGGCATGAACGTTAACGATACTGTATCAACAGAAAGCATTCTGGGATAgcctgatgacatcacagaaaCAGAGGGCTCTTTCCAGTGGCTCATCTTTCTCCTCCCGTCTCCTTGCTCTTTGCCCGACCCGGAAATCAATCGAGGtttgccatctttaaggaaaaTTCCAACCGTATCCAACCAAACTTCCGACTAAGCTAGAAGCTGGAAGTTAggaggttcccaaacttttttcaAGGAAACATtgtgcatcctttgcggaaggaTTTTCGCAGAACGTGTGATGTACAAgtgattgacctgtggatccacctctctccatccgCCACACATCTGCAACGACTGTTGGCTTCAAAcctttgaaggagcgaggacattgcatttgcctaattcacgttttctcgatttccccatCTCCACTTCCAttcctcttctcccctctttctctagCCGCCCCCGATGGGTGGAGTGAGGGGCAGGAAAAGGAGCAGGAAAAGGAAGAAGGAGGGGAAAGATAAGCGGTTGGACAGAGCCCCTGTTTGCCTTCACACCTACAGACGTGTGTAAGCACACACTGGACACAAGACCGGCGTTTCGGTGGGTAATAAAGATGGTGGATGTTGCGGTCCCTGCAGAGATGCTCGACTCCGCGGACCTGGGGCTGCAGCACATGCACCAGTGGCTGCACAGGGCCCAGCCGAGCTTGCATATCTGGAGTCTGGGGTTAACACTGCGCTCGGAAAAACACCACAGTCCTGGCCCAGGAGGGGCGGCGCTCCGGGGAATATTCACCGAGGGACGGGCGAGATTCAGCCACACATCTGCTCACAAAAACATgctttcactttttcttttttttttcactttttaaaattggggatataaaaaaaaaaaaacactgagagGACGTACTGTAGTCCCAAAGAGTCTGACGATCGTTAATtaaacagaaagaggagaaacataaaacattaaaataaacaattccCAACAAACggttttaataaaacataaggttTCAAACATTCAAGTCTGCCAGCAGTCAGCCAGTTCACACGGGTAACAGGCCCATAATGCACTTCTGtcccacgtgcacacacaggtaaacatgctcgcctccctccctctctccctctctctctctccctctaaccCCATCCatctcttcttcctctcctcctcgaCTCCTtttccagctctctctccctccctccctctctctctctccctctaaccccatccctctcttcttcctctcctcctcgactccttctccagctctctctccctccctgcgtCTCTCGCCCTCTCGGGGGCGGAGTCTGGCGGGAAGGGGGCGTGACAGAGGCGGGGGGCGTGGCCTCGACGGGGGCGTGGCTCAAACGGGGTGTGGCTGAGGGCCAGGGGGCGGGTCGGGTGTGCAGAGCTGCTCGTCTGATTGGCTGCGGGTGGACAGGACGCTGTTCAGGCTGCAGTGCCACGCCTCTTGTGGGCGCGTCTCCGTCTCCACCTGGGGCAGGTGTGTGTCCAGCTCCACCTGGTGAGGGTGTGTCTCAATCTCCACCTGCACTTTGATGCTGGCACCGTCCCTGCAACGAGGTACAGAACGCCGCTACATCCTGGGCCTGACGACTCCCCGTACACACAGCAGGGACACTCCGGCTTACCCGGAGAGGGCCGGTGTGGGAGCAGGCTTGTGGTCCAATCGAGCGGTTTAACACACCTGATCACACTAATCAGCCGTTAGAGTCTTTATAAGGACCCTGATCAGTAGAATCAGGCGTGTAACCGCTCAGTTTGAACAAAAGCCCGCACACTTATTTGGCAATGGACCacacaaatattatttatttcatcggGAAAACTTGGTGATTTACCTTATATTTGTTTATacttaaaacaaaattaagtatAAACAAATGTTCTACAGCCTAGACAAGAAGTGATCGTTTCTACACAGGAAGTGGAAGACAGGAAGTGGTCAGACTCACTGCAGGAAGATGCTGGCGTAgctgggggggtcgggggggctGGCACTGGTACTGGGTCGCacactgacttcctgttcgccaACTTCCTGTACGCTAGCTTCCTGGGCGCTAACTTCCTGGGCGCTAGCTTCCTGGGCCCTAACTTCCTGGGCGCTAGCTTCTTGCACGTTGGTTTCACTGACCACCAGGCTGCTCTGGCCCATCCAGTGGTCGCTGACTACGTGAGAGAATTGGAGATCTTCAAGAGAAGTTGAAATCAGATGAGGTCAACACAAGAAGGCCTGTCAGGTCACAtgacactcacacatccactgACACACATTTACCTTCAGTACATTCAGTAACACTTCACCATGAGGTTCTATGAATGCCATTAACTCATGTAGTAACTAACCAGCTACTGAGAAGTCAGtctatttatgtatgtgtacactTATTTGTTGTTATAGTTGAGACGGAacgatttttaaaacaacatatttttggCTATAGCTGTAGTTATCGTTCTTGGAGTGATTTAGGGTTAGGCCTGGTCTGTGAAGAGCGTGATTCAGGGTTAGGCCTGGCCTGGTCTGTGAAGAGCGTGATTCAGGGTTAAGGTTAGGCCTGGTCTGTGAAGAGCGTgattcagggttagggttaggcctGGCTAGGTCTGTGAAGAGTGTGAATCAGGGTTAAGGTTAGGCCTGGTCTGTGAAGAGTGTgattcagggttagggttaggcctGGTTTAGCAGACTCACAGTTGGCCAGGTCTTCCAGCCGGATCCTGCGGGGTTCTGGCTGGTCCTTCGGCGTTTTGCACCAGCCGTTCCTGCAGAGTGACATGGGGACCACTCCGTACACGTAGGTCATCATGAGGGGCACGCCCACTCCTGCCAGGAGAGAGACCGCGATTGGCTGTTTTCCCACAGTCGAGAGCTGAACCGCCAGTTAAAATCTCCCTCCGGAGGGCGTGACTCACCCACGGTGACGGCTGCGATCACGGGCGACACGAACACTGACATCATCACCCCGCTGGCCACGGTCAGGTAGTGCTTGCTGCCCGAGATGTTGTTCTTCTTGCATCGGCTGTGTACCTGGGGCACGGGAGGAAGAGCCGCCATTTCACCCCCGTGATGTCCATTACATTAGTTACTTAGctgaccattttattaggtgACCATTTTTGCAATTTTATCTTGCTCAAAAGCCAGACAgtggcactgatcttattgtggctacactggggcttgagccaccaacattccaggtcccagtcaagcaccttagccgctaggctacaggcaccttagccactaggctacaggcaccttagccgctaggctacaggcacctttgctgcaaggctacaggcaccttagccactaggctacaagcaccttagccactaggctacaggctccttagccactaggctacaggctccttagccactaggctacaggctccttcgccactaggctacaggctccttagccactaggctacaggcaccttagccgctaggctacaggcacctttgctgcaaggctacaggcaccttagccactaggctacaagcaccttagccactaggctacaggctccttagccactaggctacaggctccttagccactaggctacaggctccttagccactaggctacaggctccttagccactaggctacatgcaccttagccactaggctacaggcaccttagccactaggctacaggctacttagccactaggctacaggctacaggctccttagccactatgctacaggcagcttagccactaggctatcagcacattagccactaggctacaggctccttagccactaggctataggcaccttagccacttggctgcAAATTAAACATGGACGTGTTTCAAAGCAGCAAAGGACTGTTCTATCAGGTGAGCTGCTGGGCGTGGTCAGGAGCGTGCAGACGGGCGTGGCAGGGCGGGGCCGTACCTTGCGGCCCATGTAGATGGGGATCCCCACGATGATGACGGGGATGGCGATGCCGGCGATGAGGGAGATGACCACCGGAGCCCCCAGCAGCATCCCCACCTGCCACAGCACCTTACGGGACCGAGACCACGGCCTCTTCCCCCAGAACGTGCAGCCGGACggactgtaacacacacacacagggttatacacacacacacacacacagggttatacacacacacacacacagggttatacacacacacacacacacaggattatacacacacacacacacacacagggttatacacacacacacacacacagggttatacacacacacacacacagggtgatacacacacacatacacagggttatacacacacacacacacaggatgatacacacacacacacagggttatacacacacacacacacacacacacagggttatacacacacacacacacacacacagggtgatacacacacacacacacacacacacactcagaccacaTTGTGAAAGAGTATCTGATTGTGTGCACCTGAGTGAGTGCGTTTACCTGAGGTAGTGTACATCGGTGATCTCCTGCATGCAGAGCCAGCAGAACTGGCAGCCACAGACGCTGCAGTTCATGCGGTTGCAGCTCCCGTCGTTCGTCTTCATGATGTAGGCACTGCATCGAGGACACGCCTTAATTTCCTCCATCTCTGCCAatcagagagaggggcgggtcagactgcacacctgtacacacctgaccacagctacacacagagacacacacctacacttgACCTcagattgctccaggggggattggcccctgctgagTCTAAGTCTAATcaagtcattttggataaaaaagtgtcagcaaaataacaatttacataTTATAGAATTGGCGGGGCGGTGCCCTGGTTACGGGGGCGGGGCGTTTAGCAGTGTCCTGCTTATGGGGGCGGGGCGTTTAGCAGTGTCTTGGTTACGGGGGTGGGGCGTTTAGCGGTGTCCTGGTTACGGGGGCGGGGCGTTTAGCGGTGTCATAGTTACGGGGGCGGGGCGTTTAGCGGTGTCCTGGTTACGGGGGCGGGGCGTTTAGCGGTGTCCTGGTTACGGGGGCGGGGCGTTTAGCGGTGTCATAGTTACGGGGGCGGGGCGTTTAGCGGTGCCCTGGTTACGGGGGCGGGCGTACCGCTGCTGGGCTCCTCGTTGAAGATGAAGAGGGAGGACGCGTCGTGATTGGAGGAGGCGTGGCGGGACCGCTGGCGCCGGGCCTGGTCGCAGGTCTGGTCCGGGTGCCACAGCTGCCGGCAGTGATAGCAGAACTCTGTG includes these proteins:
- the si:ch211-278j3.3 gene encoding E3 ubiquitin-protein ligase RNF19B isoform X1; the protein is MKRPKQHPHLSLLSFFTRKPKSEPKPDRPGTPKPPDEVTITLTPTDHGAQNQSILGGGGGGGGGGGEEEGAEPGPGAGAGAGLECPLCLLRQPSGSFPRLSSCAHRACADCLRQYLRIQISESRAGIACPQCPEALAPPDIHALLHDHAPEDHALEDLALLQRFHTCQLRRALAADPDTRWCPAPDCSYAVIAYGCAECPKLCCEREGCGTEFCYHCRQLWHPDQTCDQARRQRSRHASSNHDASSLFIFNEEPSSEMEEIKACPRCSAYIMKTNDGSCNRMNCSVCGCQFCWLCMQEITDVHYLSPSGCTFWGKRPWSRSRKVLWQVGMLLGAPVVISLIAGIAIPVIIVGIPIYMGRKVHSRCKKNNISGSKHYLTVASGVMMSVFVSPVIAAVTVGVGVPLMMTYVYGVVPMSLCRNGWCKTPKDQPEPRRIRLEDLANYLQFSHVVSDHWMGQSSLVVSETNVQEASAQEVRAQEASAQEVSAQEASVQEVGEQEVSVRPSTSASPPDPPSYASIFLQDGASIKVQVEIETHPHQVELDTHLPQVETETRPQEAWHCSLNSVLSTRSQSDEQLCTPDPPPGPQPHPV
- the si:ch211-278j3.3 gene encoding E3 ubiquitin-protein ligase RNF19B isoform X2, giving the protein MKRPKQHPHLSLLSFFTRKPKSEPKPDRPGTPKPPDEVTITLTPTDHGAQNQSILGGGGGGGGGGGEEEGAEPGPGAGAGAGLECPLCLLRQPSGSFPRLSSCAHRACADCLRQYLRIQISESRAGIACPQCPEALAPPDIHALLHDHAPEDHALEDLALLQRFHTCQLRRALAADPDTRWCPAPDCSYAVIAYGCAECPKLCCEREGCGTEFCYHCRQLWHPDQTCDQARRQRSRHASSNHDASSLFIFNEEPSSEMEEIKACPRCSAYIMKTNDGSCNRMNCSVCGCQFCWLCMQEITDVHYLSPSGCTFWGKRPWSRSRKVLWQVGMLLGAPVVISLIAGIAIPVIIVGIPIYMGRKVHSRCKKNNISGSKHYLTVASGVMMSVFVSPVIAAVTVGVGVPLMMTYVYGVVPMSLCRNGWCKTPKDQPEPRRIRLEDLANFSDHWMGQSSLVVSETNVQEASAQEVRAQEASAQEVSAQEASVQEVGEQEVSVRPSTSASPPDPPSYASIFLQDGASIKVQVEIETHPHQVELDTHLPQVETETRPQEAWHCSLNSVLSTRSQSDEQLCTPDPPPGPQPHPV